In the genome of Bacillus sp. SM2101, the window AAAATGTTGATTGGTACAAGCAGGAGCATACGTTCGAAGAAAAAAATAATATTTATATTGAAAGTTCAGTACAATTCGGATCAGAAGCAATTAAAGAATGTTTACACAACGATGTATATTTGAACGAACAGATACACTTTGAAGAGATTGATGCCATCTTTTTCATATCAAGTACAGGAATTGCCACACCAACGATAGAAGCAAAAATTATGAATATCCTTCCTTTTGCTAATCATACGAAGCGTATTCCTATATGGGGATTAGGATGTGCTGGTGGTGTAGCTGGCTTATCCCGTGCATTTGACTATTGTAAAGCTTACCCTCACTCAAAGGTCATCGTCTTGTCAATAGAATTATGTAGTTTAACATTTCAAAAAAACGATGCTTCAAAAAGTAACATAGTCGGAATGTCATTATTTGCTGATGGTGTTGCTGCCTTATGTGTTGTAGGGGATGAAGTAAATGCTGATCAATTATCAACGCTGAATACTCTCCCTCATATTTCATGCACTCAGTCAGTGTTTATGAAAAAATCCGAAGACATTATGGGGTGGGATGTAACTAATGACGGCCTTTCAGTAATCTTCTCAAGGCATATTCCTACATTAGTAAACTCTTGGCTATCACCTGTCGTCCATTCTTTTTTAGAACAACATGACTTAAACATTGATGATATTAATCATTTTATTGCTCATCCAGGAGGAAAAAAAGTCATTGAGGCTTATAAGAGTTGTTTACATATGAGTGATGACTTATTACAACCATTGTTAACAGTTCTTCAACAATATGGCAATATGTCATCCCCAACAGTTTTGTATGTACTTGATTTAGTTATGCGACAGCATGTAAAGCAAGGATCAATAGGCTTAGCCATTGCATTGGGACCAGGATTTTCAGCCGAATTAGCGCTGTTAACATGGAAATAACATTAATGGAGGTGTAAGTATGATTTTTACTATTTTTTTAACTGTTATCATTATTCAACGTCTGTCTGAAATTGCTATTGCAAAATCTAATGAGAAATGGATGCTTACTCAAGGTGGAATAGTCATTCAACAAGATCGTTATCCACTCATCGTGTTACTACATAGTTGCTTCTTCTTATCATTAGTTGTAGAAGTTAATTTTTTTGGAAAAACGTTATCTATAGCTTGGCCATTATTGCTAAGCTTGTTTTTTCTTACTCAAGTTATTCGTGTTTGGGCACTACATTCATTAGGAAAACATTGGAACACGAAGATTAT includes:
- a CDS encoding 3-oxoacyl-[acyl-carrier-protein] synthase III C-terminal domain-containing protein, with the translated sequence MPKVISISKYIPPFQINQLATQEIAQELFKDKITNLDRYLRVFENTEIEKRHFTKNVDWYKQEHTFEEKNNIYIESSVQFGSEAIKECLHNDVYLNEQIHFEEIDAIFFISSTGIATPTIEAKIMNILPFANHTKRIPIWGLGCAGGVAGLSRAFDYCKAYPHSKVIVLSIELCSLTFQKNDASKSNIVGMSLFADGVAALCVVGDEVNADQLSTLNTLPHISCTQSVFMKKSEDIMGWDVTNDGLSVIFSRHIPTLVNSWLSPVVHSFLEQHDLNIDDINHFIAHPGGKKVIEAYKSCLHMSDDLLQPLLTVLQQYGNMSSPTVLYVLDLVMRQHVKQGSIGLAIALGPGFSAELALLTWK
- a CDS encoding isoprenylcysteine carboxylmethyltransferase family protein, producing MIFTIFLTVIIIQRLSEIAIAKSNEKWMLTQGGIVIQQDRYPLIVLLHSCFFLSLVVEVNFFGKTLSIAWPLLLSLFFLTQVIRVWALHSLGKHWNTKIIILPNVDYVTKGPYKYVQHPNYAVVIIEFILIPIMFEAYLTALVFTVLNAVVLKHRIKLEENMLAKYMISNELNNKPRFIPLLKN